CTGGAAATACTCTAAACTTCCTCTCTTTAGAAGCACACCAAGGTGGTGGTGTCATTTGGCGGTGGAAAGAAAGTTTTTATTCTTGGTATTGGCAAGATAGGAGGAACTCTAGATCATTCCATAGACAGTGTATACTATGTGGACGGTTTGAAGTTTAATCTCTAAAGTGTGTATCATATTTGCGACAAGGAAAAATGAAGTCAAGTTCATGTTTGAAGGGAAACAACTTGTCATGTCTGAGTTCTCAAACTGATGATGCAAATCTTTGGCATAGGCGACTGGGTCATGTAAGTACCTCTTTACTTAACAAGCTTGTTGCAGGGGACCTGGTCCGCGGACTACCAAAGTTGAAGTTCTCAAATGACAAAGTCTGTGACGCCTGTGAAAAAGGGAAACAAACAAGATTTTCTTTCAAGGCAAAGAAGGGTGTGAGCTCTACCAGACCTTTGGAACTTCTCCACATGAATCTGTGTGAACCTGTTAGAATTCAAAGCAGAGGAGGAGTGATGAAGGGAGACCATGAGATGGAGGAGCTGATCAAGGAAAGGGAAGATAAGGATATCCTAAATCCTGGAAACAAACAAGTTGCAAAGGAAATTGCTGCAGATCTCACATGAGCACCTGGTCCCTCTGATACTACCCAGAAGGTTCCATCTCAAAATCATGAAGCTGATGGTGCTGAATCTGATGTTAAAATCGAAGAAGAGTTGATCAGAAAGTCCGGATGGAAACATTAATTCTCACATCCATGGGACAATCTCATCTCTCCACTTGACTCTGGAATTCAAACTAGATCCAGGACAAGAAATCTAGTTTCATATTCAGCCTTTATGTCAAGAGAAATACATCAAGGAACTGCTTTGAAAGTTCAATCCGATTGAGGCAAAAGTTCTTGACACTCCCATGAGCACAAGTGTGAAGCTTGACTTAGATGAAGATGGAGTTGATGGATGAGTGCAAGATTTCAAGCAGCACCAAAGGAATCCCATCTAAAGGCAGCTAAACATACCCTTAGAAACTTGAAGGGAACTCAGGACCTGGTCCTCCTCTACCTAACAGGTGACTCACTTGATCTAATTGGTTTTGCAGATGCTGACTATGCAGGCTTTCTTGTAGATCGAAAGAGTACATCAGGTGGCACATTTTCTTGGATCATCACTGATTTCCTGAGGGACAATGTTGAGAAGCAAAATGTGGTGATGAAGTTCTGTAAGACTGAGGACCAGCTGACTGATATCTTTACAAAGTCATTAAGTAAAGAATGTTTCATTAAAAGCAAGATGAGGCTGGGGATACACAAGATTACCTGATTCCGTGACAAGTTTGCACAAAAATCTTCTATTTTGATTATGTTACGGAGGGCAGGTATCTATACTTGTTTTAATGCTTGTCACTTAAGAATTCACTTCTGGTACCTTAATGTAGGTATACACTCATGGTGTGTCTAGCTGAAGGGAAGATTAAATCATACTGACAAGGTTGCAAACTGAaaaagggacctggtcctcctGAGGTTAGTATCACTTATACTACACTGTCTGTATGTCAACATCACTGCCACATGTCCCTCGCCCATTCATCGCGTCAGTTTCAGATGTCTTTTCGCTTTTAAACCAAAGGTTGCTACTGTTGGGGACCCGATGTCTTTTTGGTTTTATATACTACTTCTCTTAGTGAATCAAATTACAAAATCTCATCAAACAATTCTTGTTGAAATTCACTAATCCCCTTTCCAAAgcttttctctctttctcaaaATGTCTAACTCTAATTCTTCTTCAAAGATCCTTATCTCCCAAGAAGTTGAAAACCTTAGTTCATTCAACTTCTCATTTTCTACTCCAGAAGGTTGCAAAGAAATCTCCTGTGAAAAGGGAGAAAGCTAGAAAACAGGTGGCTGAAAATTAAAATGTGGAGATATAAAAAATGCAGGGTTATCGAAAAGGTTTCTCAAAGGGAAATATCAATTGCTTTTTGAGTTCATCAATAAGGTGTTAGTgcccaaaacaaaaataaaataaaatagtggcATCTGCTGCTGATCTGTCTCTCATGGAGAAGCTTGATGAACTTGAAGAGATCAACCTCTCTGTCATTATGCTGGAATGTTAGTGTGTTGAAGGAAAAGCTAGGGGCAGATCTCAATGACAGATGTTCTAGAGTAGCAGACTGCTCTTAAACGGGAAGTAACTGATCTTACTAAGATTCTGAATAACAAGGAGATTGAAATCGCTTCATTGAGGTCTGAATTACAGAAGGCAGTTTCGAGAGGACCTGGTACCAGCGATGGAAATGAGCAGGTGTTGCAAATGTTGAGGGATGAAAATGAAAGGCTGCTAAAGACAAGTGCATCACTTAGTGAGGAAGTTAAGGCTCTCAACATGCAGCTTATCAAGGCTCATGAGGATGCAAATGAGCATCTGTCTCTGCTTATGTGCACCCTCAATCCCTTTCCCATTCCGTCCTAAAAGTGTCTTGTTTCCTTACAATCCTGATTAAAACTCTTGTGGCTTTGTGTTTGTTTTGCTTGACTACAGTGGTCAGTATTTGTGATCTAATGCTATTTATGTTTCTCCCCTGTTCATGTGTGTCTTAATATTCTCTTTATGCTTGCATACACATGTTCTGTGTGGCCCAAGGCCCTGAATTCTTTATTGCCTTGCATTTAACTTGAATATGTTTACTGCTTCACCTTttcaatgatgtcaaaagggggaagttTTTGTTGTAAAGTTGATTGTGGAATAGGGGGCACTGAACTAAGGGGGAACGAATGGTGCACTAACAAAGGGGgaatttgttatgtatttgaatGAATGTCTGTTCACTCACGTGAGGAGTTATGcaggttgtttgtcatcatcaaaaagggggaaattgaTAAGAGCTTATGCCttttggtgttttgatgatctcctcacaagtgcagggacctggtcctctacAGAGTACGCTCGTCCAGTGACAAAGTGTGGTACAGCTGTAAAAGCTGTCTGCGTCAGAGAGTTGGTGAAAGCTGCAGAGTACTTCACCAATCAGAAGCAAGGATGTTGCTTGTACGTTTGGTAATAACTTTTCATGGTTTATATCAAACAtgatacaacaatatttattattcattcaaagagagagtCTTTCAAGCTTCAAGAACAGCAAGGGACTTGATCAATTACTTCAAGAGCTTCAAGAACAACAAGGGATCTGATCGATAACTTTAAGAGCTTCTTGTACCAGCTGTTACtttgtttgcttgtaatagTGCTTGCATTGTAGGATTCTTTTGtgaaagaaacgtttcaaacttgtttgaatcattgtaagaactaggTTAATGGTAACTTAGGTTCTTACTctaaaagtctatattaatcggttaggattagtatagtgggcgATGTTGTATCCGCTTTGGCTCATCTAAGTAataggaggtattgcttagaGTTGGGATTAGTAGGCTAATCTCGGTTTGTAAacttgcttttacttttgcttgaagaagattagtgaaagaagtttgaaaagtcctggcaggccaggtcgtggttttactcccttgagcaaggaggtttccacgtaaagttgttgtgcaatctttactttcagcactCTGTTATTTTCTGATTATTGTAACTgtgctgaggacctggtcccatcgAAACAAGTGGACACATATTTTAGTTACTGTTCTTGTTGAGTGAAAGGACCTGATCCTTGACTGATAGGTGGACtcatacattccaacaagtggtatcagagcaagtcTTTTCTCTCTGGTTAACACCAAGAAAAGGAAAGATCCTGACGGAATGGCCGCTCCACCTAACATAGAGGAAGGACAGTCTTCGATCAGACCACCTCGATTCAATGGTCAGTATTATGGATGGTGGAAAAATCGTATGCATGATTATATCAATGCAGAGGACACTGAGTTGTGGGATATCATTCTTGATGGTCCTTACATTCCAGTCAAGGAAGTGAAGGATGGAGAGACCACCACTTCTATGGTCAAGACAAGAAAAGAATACAATGAAGCTGATAGgaagaagattgaaaaaaattacaaagcCAAGAAGATCNATTACCCGAAGGAGTTTTCCACCTTTCCAACTTAGAAACTCTTGATTTATCATTCTGTTAGGTTTCCCACAACCAAATGGAATAGCAGTGCATCACTCATGGAGTTAGTTCTCTATAGTGTGAATGCTACTGGTAGGATACCTGAATCATTTGGTCATCTAACTTCACTGCGTACATTGATAATAGTTTCTTGTAATCTCTCAGGCTCTATTCCTAAACCTCTATGGAATCTCACCAACATAGAGGACTTGGACCTTGTTGATAACCATTTTGAAGGACCAATATCCAATTTCTTTAGATTTGGAAAGCTCAAGTCGTTATCACTAGGAAATAACAACTTTGATGGCCAACTTGAGTTCTTATCCTTTAACAGATGGACGCAACTTGTTGAGCTAGATATTTCATTTAATTCCCTAGCAGGTTCAATTCCTTCTAATGTAAGTGGTATGCAAAACCTACAAAGTCTCAACTTGTCATCAAACCACTTGAATGGGACTATACCTTCCTGGATATTCTCCCTCCGTTCACTATATTTGTTAGACTTGAGTGATAACTGTTTAAGTGGAAAAATTCAGGAGTTCAAGTACCAATCATTGTTTGTTGTTTCTCTCAAACAAAATCAGCTGGAAGGTCCTATTCCAAAGTCATTCCAAGACCAGCAAATCCTGCACTATCTTCTCCTTTCACAAAATAATTTCAGTGGACAGATCACATCAACCATCTGCAATCGAGTACTAATTTTGCTAGATTTGGGCAGCAATAGTTTGGAGGGAACAATCCCACTATGTTTGGGTGAGATAAGTATCCTTCGGATTTTGGATTTAAGCAACAATAGTCTTAGTGGGACATTAAATACAAATTTTAGTATAGGAAATTATCTTGGAGTCATTAAATTTGACGGGAATAAGCTAGAGGGGAAAGTCCCGCAATCTTTTATCAATTGCAAATATTTGAAAGTTCTCGACTTAGGTAACAATGAATTGAACGACACATTTCCTGAATGGTCGGGAGCCATACCTGAGTTGCAGCTATTAAACTTGAGATCAAATAAGTTTTATGGCCCTATAAAAGATTCAAGGACTGACAACTTGTTTGCTCAAATTCGAATCATAGATCTCTCATCCAATGGATTTAGTGGAGATTTACCAGTGAGCCTTTTCGAGAATTTTGAAGCCATGAAAATAATTggtgagaaaaatggaacccgtGAGTATGTAGCAGATTATTATTCTGATTTTTACTCAAATT
Above is a genomic segment from Solanum stenotomum isolate F172 unplaced genomic scaffold, ASM1918654v1 scaffold4907, whole genome shotgun sequence containing:
- the LOC125852749 gene encoding receptor-like protein Cf-9 homolog translates to MELVLYSVNATGRIPESFGHLTSLRTLIIVSCNLSGSIPKPLWNLTNIEDLDLVDNHFEGPISNFFRFGKLKSLSLGNNNFDGQLEFLSFNRWTQLVELDISFNSLAGSIPSNVSGMQNLQSLNLSSNHLNGTIPSWIFSLRSLYLLDLSDNCLSGKIQEFKYQSLFVVSLKQNQLEGPIPKSFQDQQILHYLLLSQNNFSGQITSTICNRVLILLDLGSNSLEGTIPLCLGEISILRILDLSNNSLSGTLNTNFSIGNYLGVIKFDGNKLEGKVPQSFINCKYLKVLDLGNNELNDTFPEWSGAIPELQLLNLRSNKFYGPIKDSRTDNLFAQIRIIDLSSNGFSGDLPVSLFENFEAMKIIGEKNGTREYVADYYSDFYSNSFIVTTKGLELQFPRVLTTNIIINLSNNKFEGHIPSIIGDLIGLRTLNLSHNCLEGIIPASLHQLSVLESLDLSSNEIGGEIPQQLASLTSLEVLNLSHNHLVGCIPKGKQFDTFENSSYQGNDGLRGLPLSTDCGGDEGAPQATTPVGLDEGEEADSAMISWQEVLMGYGCGLVIGLSIIYIMLSTQYPAWFSKMDVELEHKIVTRMKRHKKRH